In the Geobacter sp. FeAm09 genome, one interval contains:
- a CDS encoding glycosyltransferase family 2 protein has translation MNKPTISIIIPVKPGFSVTAAQRLAAVEYPRDRYEIIVAEGYSPSRQRNRAAAQARGEIVCFLDDDSLTAPDFLTTVAKHYENPQVTAVGGPSLTPASDSILQRSIGAALASALGGAGCATATGPGARRA, from the coding sequence ATGAACAAACCAACCATTTCCATCATCATTCCGGTCAAACCCGGTTTCAGCGTGACGGCCGCCCAGCGGCTGGCGGCGGTGGAGTACCCGCGTGACCGGTACGAGATCATTGTCGCCGAGGGATACAGTCCGAGCCGCCAGAGGAACAGGGCGGCGGCGCAGGCCCGGGGGGAGATCGTCTGCTTTCTGGACGACGACTCCCTCACCGCCCCCGATTTTCTGACCACCGTCGCCAAACATTACGAGAACCCGCAGGTGACGGCCGTGGGCGGCCCGTCCCTCACCCCGGCCAGCGATTCCATCCTGCAACGGAGCATCGGCGCGGCCCTGGCCTCGGCCCTGGGGGGGGCGGGATGCGCAACCGCTACCGGGCCTGGGGCGAGGCGCGCCTGA
- a CDS encoding glycosyltransferase family 2 protein yields MELSIVVPIYNEEENVAALYGSIRDALARTSLDYETIFVDDGSSDGSFKLLKEIAAQDQRVKLLRFRRNFGQTAAMAAGFDAAKGAVIIPMDGDLQNDPADIPRLLEKLHEGYDVVSGWRKERKDTFVTRKIPSLLANSLISALTGVHLHDYGCTLKAYRREVLDGINLYGEMHRFVPALASQVGAKVTELPVNHRPRLYGKSKYGISRTLRVVLDLMTVKFLLAYSTKPIQLFGKWGIYTLLAGCLSGGTTLYMKLFENVSMNRNPLLILTAFLLFMGVQFIVLGLLGELNARTYFESQGKPIYVIRDRVNLG; encoded by the coding sequence ATGGAGTTGAGCATTGTCGTGCCGATCTACAACGAGGAGGAGAACGTGGCGGCGCTCTACGGGAGCATTCGTGACGCCCTGGCCCGGACCTCCCTCGACTACGAAACCATCTTTGTGGACGACGGTTCGAGCGACGGCTCGTTCAAACTGTTGAAGGAGATCGCCGCCCAGGACCAACGGGTGAAGCTCCTGCGCTTCCGCCGCAATTTCGGCCAGACCGCAGCCATGGCCGCAGGATTCGACGCGGCCAAAGGGGCGGTTATCATCCCCATGGATGGCGATCTCCAGAACGACCCGGCCGACATCCCCCGCCTTCTGGAAAAGCTCCACGAGGGGTATGACGTGGTCTCAGGATGGCGCAAGGAGCGCAAGGATACTTTTGTAACCCGCAAGATCCCCTCCCTGCTGGCCAACTCTCTCATCTCCGCCCTGACCGGCGTGCACCTACATGACTACGGCTGCACCCTCAAGGCCTACCGCCGCGAGGTGCTGGACGGCATCAACCTCTACGGCGAGATGCACCGCTTCGTGCCGGCCCTGGCCTCCCAGGTGGGGGCAAAGGTCACGGAGTTGCCGGTCAACCACCGCCCGCGCCTGTACGGCAAGAGCAAGTACGGCATCTCCCGGACCCTGCGGGTGGTGCTGGACCTGATGACGGTCAAGTTCCTGCTGGCCTACTCCACCAAGCCGATCCAGCTCTTCGGCAAGTGGGGGATCTATACCCTGCTGGCCGGCTGCCTTTCCGGCGGTACCACGCTGTACATGAAGCTCTTCGAGAACGTGAGCATGAACCGCAACCCGCTGCTGATCCTCACCGCCTTCCTGCTGTTCATGGGGGTGCAGTTCATCGTCCTGGGGCTCTTGGGGGAACTGAACGCCCGGACCTACTTCGAGTCCCAGGGCAAGCCGATCTACGTGATCAGGGATAGGGTCAACCTTGGCTGA
- the ccsB gene encoding c-type cytochrome biogenesis protein CcsB produces the protein MTSSLLFNVTTLAYMASMVVFFAFLASKNKAIGLTGSLLAYAGFAVQTLAIAMRWKESYDMGYGHAPLSNLYESVVFFSWTIILIYMFIEMKYKYRIVGAFVVPFALLGMAWAQLGMRSGIEPLVPALQSNWLLYHVVTCFLGYAAFAVACGISIMYLVKAKSEESGGGAAGGLMGMFPPIRVLDDLNYRAIMIGFPLLTLGIITGAAWANYAWGTYWSWDPKETWSLIVWFVYAAFLHARFTRGWVGKRAAWLSIIGFAATIFCYLGVNLFLSGLHSYGSSKM, from the coding sequence ATGACAAGTTCACTGCTCTTCAACGTGACAACGCTCGCCTACATGGCGTCCATGGTTGTCTTCTTCGCATTCCTCGCCAGCAAGAACAAGGCCATCGGCCTGACCGGCAGCCTGCTGGCCTATGCCGGCTTCGCCGTCCAGACCCTGGCCATTGCCATGCGCTGGAAGGAGTCCTACGACATGGGGTACGGCCACGCCCCCCTGTCCAACCTGTACGAGTCGGTGGTCTTCTTCTCCTGGACCATCATCCTCATCTACATGTTCATCGAGATGAAGTACAAATACCGCATCGTCGGCGCTTTCGTGGTTCCCTTTGCCCTGCTGGGCATGGCCTGGGCCCAGCTCGGCATGCGCAGCGGCATCGAGCCGCTGGTGCCGGCGCTCCAGAGCAACTGGCTGCTGTACCACGTGGTCACCTGCTTCCTCGGCTATGCGGCCTTTGCCGTGGCCTGCGGCATCTCCATCATGTACCTGGTCAAGGCCAAGAGCGAAGAGAGCGGGGGGGGCGCCGCCGGCGGCCTCATGGGCATGTTTCCGCCCATCCGGGTGCTGGACGACCTGAATTATCGCGCCATCATGATCGGTTTCCCCCTGCTCACCCTGGGCATCATCACCGGCGCGGCCTGGGCCAACTACGCCTGGGGCACCTACTGGAGCTGGGACCCCAAGGAAACCTGGTCCCTCATCGTCTGGTTCGTGTACGCCGCGTTTCTCCACGCCCGCTTCACCCGCGGCTGGGTCGGCAAGCGCGCCGCCTGGCTCTCCATCATCGGTTTCGCGGCCACCATCTTCTGCTACCTGGGGGTCAACCTGTTCCTGTCCGGCCTCCACAGCTACGGCAGCTCGAAGATGTAG